A window of Eubacteriaceae bacterium ES3 contains these coding sequences:
- a CDS encoding DUF1294 domain-containing protein produces the protein MDLINILTIYFCMVNLITFLMFGIDKRKAQKDKWRISEKALLLSCLAGGSLGGTIGMRYFHHKTRKNIFWIGVPLIFIVQAAVIIFIKIYFF, from the coding sequence ATGGATCTGATCAATATTTTGACTATTTATTTTTGTATGGTAAATCTGATAACATTTTTAATGTTTGGCATCGATAAAAGAAAAGCGCAGAAAGACAAGTGGCGAATTTCTGAAAAAGCCCTCCTGCTTTCTTGTCTGGCCGGGGGAAGTCTTGGTGGTACTATCGGAATGCGATATTTCCATCATAAAACCCGTAAAAACATTTTCTGGATTGGCGTACCGCTGATTTTTATTGTCCAGGCAGCTGTAATAATATTTATTAAAATTTATTTTTTTTAA
- a CDS encoding MogA/MoaB family molybdenum cofactor biosynthesis protein: MYRTGILTLSDKGSQGQREDKSGPQIATMLAATNLYEIVQAEILPDDRETIKSKLIEWADQEKLDLILTTGGTGFSPRDQTPEATIEVCDRLTPGIPEAMRYYSLQITPKAMLSRSAAGIRNKTLIINLPGSPKAVKENLEAILPSLDHGLEMLLGSGSADCAQPLKK; encoded by the coding sequence ATGTATCGAACAGGAATTTTGACCCTCAGTGATAAAGGGTCTCAAGGTCAACGTGAAGATAAAAGCGGTCCCCAAATCGCGACTATGCTTGCTGCCACAAATCTTTATGAAATTGTGCAAGCTGAAATTCTACCGGATGATCGGGAAACGATAAAAAGTAAACTGATTGAGTGGGCCGATCAGGAAAAACTGGATCTGATCCTGACAACCGGAGGGACTGGGTTTTCCCCCAGAGATCAAACCCCAGAAGCGACCATTGAGGTTTGTGACCGCCTAACGCCTGGAATCCCCGAAGCAATGCGCTATTACAGCCTGCAGATTACTCCCAAGGCCATGCTCAGCCGCAGTGCCGCCGGAATTCGCAATAAAACCCTGATTATCAATCTCCCTGGCAGTCCAAAAGCCGTTAAAGAAAACCTTGAGGCAATCCTTCCCTCCCTGGATCATGGTTTGGAAATGCTTCTTGGCAGCGGTTCAGCCGACTGTGCTCAGCCCTTAAAAAAATAA
- a CDS encoding MOSC domain-containing protein has translation MTGKVIAINISEKKGEMKKPIDEGVFVVNHGIEGDAHAGDWHRQVSLLAQESIDKMIALGADGLVPGNFAENITTEGICLYELPVGTKLKIGQTLQEVTQIGKKCHSGCEISKKVGDCVMPREGIFTVVLEGGIIKPGDTIEILS, from the coding sequence ATGACAGGAAAAGTAATTGCCATTAATATCAGTGAGAAAAAAGGCGAAATGAAAAAGCCCATCGATGAAGGGGTTTTTGTGGTTAATCATGGGATTGAGGGCGATGCCCATGCTGGTGACTGGCATCGACAGGTAAGCCTGTTGGCCCAAGAGAGTATCGATAAAATGATAGCCCTTGGTGCAGACGGTCTGGTTCCGGGAAATTTCGCCGAGAATATTACCACTGAAGGAATTTGTCTGTACGAATTACCAGTTGGCACAAAACTAAAAATTGGTCAGACACTGCAGGAAGTGACTCAGATCGGCAAGAAATGTCATTCAGGTTGTGAAATCTCAAAAAAAGTTGGGGACTGCGTCATGCCCAGAGAGGGGATTTTTACAGTAGTCCTTGAAGGCGGTATTATTAAGCCTGGCGACACGATTGAAATATTGTCATAA
- the upp gene encoding uracil phosphoribosyltransferase, whose protein sequence is MENVTIVDHPLVTHKLTHLRKKETPSREFRELVKELSSLMAWEVTKHFPLKDIEIETPVAKTTKQVLAEKDVVIVPILRAGLGMVEGFTNIIPKAKIGHIGLYRDPETLEAVEYYKKLPSDISEREAIIVDPMLATGVSVIHTIHLLKEAGCKNIKVVHILACPEGINALTSAYPDIPIFCAAIDEKLNDHAYIVPGLGDAGDRLFGTK, encoded by the coding sequence ATGGAAAATGTAACCATTGTAGACCACCCTCTGGTCACACACAAACTAACCCACCTTCGAAAAAAGGAAACCCCATCCAGAGAATTCAGAGAACTGGTTAAAGAACTGTCAAGTTTAATGGCCTGGGAGGTCACCAAACATTTCCCGTTAAAGGATATCGAAATCGAAACTCCCGTAGCTAAAACAACTAAACAGGTACTGGCTGAAAAAGATGTCGTCATTGTCCCCATTCTCCGTGCTGGCCTGGGTATGGTTGAAGGCTTTACCAATATTATTCCCAAAGCAAAAATTGGTCATATTGGTCTTTACCGGGATCCAGAAACGCTTGAAGCTGTAGAATACTATAAAAAGCTGCCAAGTGATATTTCCGAACGTGAAGCCATAATCGTCGATCCCATGCTTGCTACTGGTGTCTCAGTTATCCATACCATTCACCTTTTAAAAGAAGCTGGTTGTAAAAACATCAAGGTTGTACACATTCTCGCCTGCCCGGAGGGAATTAATGCTTTAACCTCCGCCTATCCCGATATTCCCATTTTCTGTGCTGCAATCGATGAAAAACTCAATGACCATGCTTATATCGTCCCTGG
- the glyA gene encoding serine hydroxymethyltransferase has protein sequence MYFEKLKQEDPEIYQLMEKELKRQQDHLELIASENFVSEAVMSTMGSHLTNKYAEGTPGHRFYGGCVHVDEIERIAIDRAKKIFGAEHANVQPHSGAQANSAVYIAMLEPGDTVLGMRLDQGGHLTHGSPANLSGQYYNFISYGVDQETETIDYDEIENLIKTHQPKLVVVGASAYPRAIDFERISKMTKAAGCYLMVDMAHIAGLVAAGEHQSPVPYAEFVTTTTHKTLRGPRGGVILCKKEFAKQIDKGVFPGTQGGPLEHIIAAKAVAFKEAMSDEFKAYQKQVVKNAKVLSQALEKRGFRVVSGGTDNHLMLIDVSQVGLTGKEADDTLGKINITANKNAIPYDKESPFVTSGIRIGTPAVTSRGLKEDDMEIVADAIEAALIKKDADLALEKVRFLTEKYPLYPGLMEA, from the coding sequence ATGTATTTTGAAAAATTGAAACAGGAAGATCCTGAAATTTATCAACTAATGGAAAAAGAACTCAAACGGCAACAGGATCACCTGGAGCTAATTGCATCTGAAAATTTCGTTTCGGAAGCGGTGATGTCTACCATGGGGAGTCATCTGACAAACAAATATGCGGAAGGTACGCCTGGACATCGTTTCTATGGTGGTTGCGTCCATGTGGATGAGATCGAAAGAATTGCCATTGACCGGGCCAAGAAGATTTTTGGTGCCGAGCATGCCAATGTTCAGCCGCACTCTGGTGCTCAGGCCAATTCAGCGGTTTATATCGCCATGCTCGAGCCAGGTGATACAGTATTGGGAATGCGTCTTGATCAGGGCGGTCATTTAACCCATGGGAGTCCGGCAAATTTATCCGGTCAATATTATAATTTTATTTCTTACGGTGTTGACCAGGAAACGGAAACTATCGATTATGATGAAATTGAAAACCTGATCAAAACCCATCAGCCTAAACTGGTCGTTGTGGGTGCCAGTGCCTATCCTCGGGCTATTGATTTTGAGCGAATTTCTAAAATGACGAAAGCAGCTGGATGCTACCTGATGGTTGATATGGCTCATATTGCCGGATTGGTGGCAGCCGGGGAGCATCAGAGTCCGGTTCCCTATGCTGAATTTGTAACAACTACTACTCATAAAACCCTGAGAGGTCCTCGAGGCGGGGTCATTCTTTGTAAAAAGGAATTTGCCAAGCAAATCGATAAAGGCGTCTTTCCCGGCACCCAGGGGGGACCGCTGGAACACATTATTGCGGCTAAAGCGGTTGCTTTTAAAGAAGCCATGTCGGATGAATTTAAAGCCTATCAGAAACAAGTTGTCAAAAATGCCAAGGTCCTCAGCCAGGCACTGGAAAAGAGAGGTTTTCGAGTTGTATCAGGGGGAACCGATAACCACCTGATGCTGATCGATGTCAGTCAGGTTGGTCTGACCGGTAAAGAGGCGGACGATACTCTGGGGAAAATTAATATAACAGCTAATAAAAATGCCATTCCTTATGATAAGGAAAGTCCTTTTGTGACCTCCGGTATTCGGATCGGGACTCCCGCTGTCACAAGCAGAGGCCTAAAAGAAGATGATATGGAAATCGTGGCAGATGCCATTGAAGCGGCGCTGATAAAAAAAGACGCTGACCTGGCGCTGGAAAAAGTCAGGTTTTTAACTGAAAAGTATCCGCTGTATCCGGGACTGATGGAAGCGTAA
- a CDS encoding molybdopterin molybdotransferase MoeA has protein sequence MELLKVKSVDEMKEIMKIKFEGIEPESETVNLQECLNRYLFNDLVADLNVPHFNRSVVDGYAVKLEDVQGASESIPGFLKIIGCAQMGKETKLCLNQGQTVYVPTGGMVPDKTDAMVMIEYTEKMGDSDLAVYSSAGLNENMMLVGDDIKKGQVVLKKGHRLRPQDIGALSAIGYTQIQVFKRPKIGIISTGDEVIRPGQMPSPGEIIDINTPALSALAISRGFEVVKTDYVHDSFAAISEKLKEFIDNCDVVVLSGGSSMGEKDYTVKVIDELGEVFLHGLAVKPGKPTILGKVEGKPVVGLPGQPAAAIMVFTMISDYLNDLFYGTTAGDLKKVTGRLMENIHAAPGRRTFQTVKIIKNDGQIEVWPTYGKSGMITLLSDSHGYLDIAEDTEGLNAGESVQVNLF, from the coding sequence ATGGAATTATTAAAAGTAAAATCAGTGGATGAAATGAAAGAAATTATGAAAATAAAATTCGAAGGGATAGAGCCAGAGTCAGAAACGGTAAATCTGCAGGAGTGTCTAAACCGGTATCTGTTTAATGATCTGGTAGCAGACCTGAATGTCCCCCATTTTAACCGCTCAGTGGTAGACGGTTATGCGGTTAAATTAGAAGATGTTCAGGGAGCAAGTGAATCTATTCCCGGCTTTCTAAAAATTATTGGTTGTGCTCAGATGGGAAAAGAAACCAAACTCTGCTTAAATCAGGGCCAGACAGTATATGTGCCGACCGGCGGGATGGTTCCAGATAAAACGGATGCTATGGTTATGATTGAATATACGGAGAAAATGGGAGATTCGGATCTGGCCGTTTACTCCAGTGCCGGCCTTAATGAAAATATGATGCTGGTTGGAGATGATATAAAAAAAGGCCAGGTGGTTCTTAAAAAAGGTCATCGCCTGAGACCCCAGGATATCGGGGCCTTATCAGCGATCGGATATACTCAAATTCAAGTATTTAAAAGACCTAAAATTGGGATTATTTCGACCGGTGATGAGGTTATCAGACCGGGGCAGATGCCCAGTCCAGGAGAAATTATTGATATCAATACGCCGGCATTAAGTGCTTTGGCAATCAGCCGCGGTTTTGAGGTTGTAAAAACTGATTATGTTCATGATTCATTTGCAGCAATTAGTGAAAAGTTAAAGGAATTTATTGATAATTGTGATGTCGTCGTTCTTTCAGGTGGAAGCTCTATGGGAGAAAAAGATTATACAGTCAAGGTTATTGATGAATTGGGTGAAGTCTTTCTTCATGGCCTGGCAGTAAAGCCGGGAAAACCGACTATCCTGGGAAAAGTTGAAGGTAAGCCTGTCGTTGGTCTGCCGGGACAACCGGCGGCAGCGATTATGGTTTTTACAATGATCAGTGATTATCTAAATGATTTATTTTACGGGACGACAGCAGGTGATTTGAAAAAAGTGACTGGACGCTTAATGGAAAACATTCATGCAGCACCGGGCAGACGGACATTTCAAACCGTTAAAATCATCAAAAATGACGGACAGATCGAGGTATGGCCGACATATGGAAAATCAGGAATGATCACCCTGCTTTCAGATTCTCACGGCTATCTTGATATCGCCGAGGACACTGAAGGCCTAAACGCTGGGGAGTCGGTACAGGTCAATCTGTTCTGA
- the moaA gene encoding GTP 3',8-cyclase MoaA, translating to MKDHYGRRINYMRISVTDLCNLRCVYCMPEEGVVKHPHHTNMSFEDILSLIKAGTKMGIDKIRLTGGEPLVRKGIVELVRAIGEIEGIKDLTMTTNGILLPKYAKDLKKAGLNRVNISLDTFDEEKYHQITRRGQLNEVMAGIDAAMKAGMSPIKINTVLIKGFNDDEISKFVNFTIDHPVDVRFIELMPLGDSSDYAQNQYLSNVEVLKEVPELVAVLEPDKTGPAEYYQLPGAQGRVGLINPISKHFCSNCNRIRVTTDGKIKPCLHSDYEIDILKLKKEGLTYLEILEQAIGAKPERHLLEDNEKQMIRNMNEIGG from the coding sequence ATGAAGGACCACTATGGACGAAGAATAAATTATATGCGTATTTCGGTTACCGATCTGTGTAACCTAAGATGTGTTTACTGTATGCCGGAAGAAGGGGTGGTTAAACATCCTCATCACACTAATATGTCTTTTGAAGATATTCTTTCATTAATCAAAGCCGGGACAAAAATGGGAATCGATAAAATCCGTCTGACAGGTGGGGAACCCTTGGTTAGAAAAGGGATTGTCGAACTGGTTAGGGCCATAGGTGAAATTGAAGGAATCAAAGATTTGACAATGACGACTAACGGGATTTTACTTCCTAAGTACGCGAAGGATCTTAAAAAAGCCGGTTTAAATCGGGTGAATATCAGTCTGGATACATTTGATGAAGAAAAATATCATCAAATTACCCGACGGGGGCAATTAAATGAAGTAATGGCTGGGATTGATGCGGCAATGAAAGCCGGTATGAGTCCAATCAAAATTAATACCGTTCTGATTAAAGGATTTAATGATGATGAAATCAGTAAATTTGTTAACTTCACTATCGATCACCCGGTTGATGTGCGCTTTATTGAATTAATGCCGCTAGGCGATTCCAGTGATTATGCGCAAAATCAGTACCTGTCAAACGTTGAAGTTTTAAAAGAAGTGCCTGAACTGGTCGCGGTTTTGGAGCCGGATAAAACTGGTCCTGCTGAATATTATCAGTTGCCGGGCGCGCAGGGACGGGTAGGCCTGATTAATCCAATCAGCAAACATTTTTGCAGTAATTGCAATCGCATCAGAGTGACCACAGATGGGAAAATTAAACCCTGTCTGCATTCGGATTATGAAATTGATATTTTAAAACTGAAAAAAGAGGGTTTAACCTACTTAGAAATTCTTGAACAGGCGATTGGTGCTAAACCCGAACGTCATTTACTTGAAGATAATGAAAAGCAGATGATTCGAAATATGAATGAAATTGGAGGATAA
- a CDS encoding HesA/MoeB/ThiF family protein — protein sequence MSRYERNFPAFTENDFEKIRQTKVCVVGCGGLGGYIIEMLTRIGIGSLILIDGDVFEESNLNRQLNSTQKNLGTSKAKASALRVKLINKDVNTCHYKEFLTAENGAQLIDDANIVIDALDNVKARLILQDLCKNKGIPLIHGAIGGWFAQITTVFPEDNTLSRLYSEEKDYDSKSMGNPSFTPALAASIQVSEALKVITDKEDLLRNQLLYIDLLSNEIFKFNI from the coding sequence ATGTCACGCTATGAGCGAAATTTCCCGGCATTTACTGAAAATGATTTTGAAAAAATTCGCCAGACCAAAGTCTGTGTCGTCGGTTGCGGCGGTTTAGGCGGATACATTATCGAAATGCTGACACGTATTGGTATCGGTTCTCTTATTTTAATCGATGGCGATGTTTTTGAAGAATCAAACCTGAACAGGCAACTGAATTCCACCCAGAAAAACCTGGGTACATCCAAAGCCAAGGCCTCAGCGCTGCGGGTTAAACTTATTAATAAAGATGTTAACACTTGTCACTATAAAGAATTCTTAACTGCAGAAAATGGCGCCCAGCTTATTGACGATGCTAATATTGTAATCGATGCACTTGATAATGTCAAAGCCCGGCTCATTTTACAGGATCTCTGTAAAAATAAGGGAATTCCCCTTATTCATGGGGCAATCGGCGGCTGGTTTGCCCAGATAACAACAGTTTTTCCTGAAGATAACACCCTCTCACGGCTCTATTCCGAAGAAAAAGATTACGATTCAAAATCTATGGGAAACCCTTCCTTCACACCGGCCCTGGCTGCTTCCATTCAAGTTTCTGAAGCCTTAAAAGTCATCACCGATAAAGAAGATTTACTCAGGAATCAGCTTTTGTATATTGATCTGTTATCCAATGAAATCTTTAAATTTAATATCTAA
- a CDS encoding molybdopterin biosynthesis protein, giving the protein MNTENQSKKNERNLYLKNESLEGAIALFMDAFEKNECYISTEKVAVTESLNLVTAQPVFAKISSPYYNASAMDGITVNALEMKGIDERHPKTLVKGQDFNFVDTGDVIKDPFNAVVMIEDVRVDSEEEVTINNPVAIWQHVRPIGEDIVAGELIVPAYSKIRAIDLGALLAGGITEIEVLKKPKVGIIPTGTELVDAGAQMSEGKIIDSNTHMFAGLVNEYGGVAHRYEPVKDQYDLIKERIIQAVSENDMVLISAGSSAGTEDYTRKLMDELGLVLVHGVAIKPGKPAVLGFIQGKPVIGIPGYPVSAYFVFENFVKPCLMAFTRQLVTEGEKIKAVLSKRVMSTLKYLEFVRMKCGRVNDKIIAIPLDRGAGVTMSLVNADGVLKIPKNVEGYEAGEEVELVLMRSAEEISRTLVSIGSHDVLMDLISDIIHQQKGMVSLSSAHVGSLGGIMALKKGECHLAPIHLLDEESGVYNLPYLKRYLSEKELVLIKGVKRTQGLIVPKGNPKNIKLIGDLAGTGISFVNRQRGSGTRVLFDYLLKQEGIESTEILGYSREMNTHMMVASAVKSGSSDVGIGVLSAANMMGLDFIPIGDEEYDFAMLKANLTDSRVEQFIEVLKSQAFSQALEQLGGYRLETPGQIIMV; this is encoded by the coding sequence ATGAATACAGAAAATCAGTCAAAAAAAAATGAACGTAATCTCTATCTTAAAAATGAATCATTAGAAGGGGCAATTGCCCTCTTTATGGATGCCTTTGAAAAAAACGAATGTTACATCAGCACTGAGAAAGTAGCGGTAACAGAATCTTTGAATCTGGTCACAGCTCAGCCAGTTTTTGCCAAGATTTCATCACCTTATTATAATGCTTCGGCAATGGACGGTATTACTGTTAATGCCCTGGAGATGAAGGGAATAGATGAACGTCATCCCAAAACGCTGGTAAAAGGCCAGGACTTTAATTTTGTGGATACCGGGGATGTGATTAAAGACCCCTTTAATGCCGTAGTGATGATCGAGGATGTTCGGGTTGACAGTGAAGAAGAAGTGACAATTAACAATCCGGTGGCAATCTGGCAGCACGTTAGACCGATTGGTGAAGATATCGTGGCCGGTGAACTGATTGTCCCAGCCTATTCAAAAATTCGGGCAATCGACTTGGGTGCACTTTTGGCTGGCGGAATTACCGAAATAGAAGTGCTTAAAAAACCCAAAGTGGGGATTATTCCCACGGGGACAGAACTGGTTGACGCCGGGGCCCAAATGAGTGAAGGCAAGATCATTGATTCCAATACTCATATGTTTGCCGGGCTTGTCAATGAATATGGTGGCGTGGCCCACCGTTACGAACCGGTTAAGGATCAGTATGATTTAATTAAAGAAAGAATTATTCAGGCTGTTTCAGAAAATGATATGGTTCTGATTTCGGCCGGATCTTCGGCTGGAACTGAAGACTACACCCGCAAACTGATGGACGAACTGGGCCTTGTTCTGGTTCATGGGGTTGCCATCAAACCTGGCAAGCCGGCTGTCCTGGGCTTTATTCAGGGAAAACCGGTGATTGGAATTCCCGGCTATCCGGTCTCTGCTTACTTTGTTTTTGAGAACTTTGTCAAGCCCTGTTTAATGGCTTTTACCAGACAACTGGTTACAGAGGGGGAAAAGATCAAAGCAGTCCTTTCAAAACGGGTTATGTCGACGCTTAAATATCTGGAGTTTGTCCGAATGAAATGCGGCCGGGTTAACGATAAAATTATTGCAATTCCTTTGGATAGGGGGGCCGGTGTTACTATGTCGCTGGTCAATGCCGATGGTGTATTGAAAATACCTAAGAATGTCGAAGGGTATGAAGCCGGTGAAGAAGTCGAACTGGTGCTGATGCGTTCAGCTGAAGAGATTTCAAGGACCCTGGTTTCCATCGGCAGTCACGATGTGTTAATGGATTTAATTTCTGATATTATCCATCAACAAAAGGGCATGGTGAGCCTGTCTTCTGCCCATGTTGGCAGTCTTGGTGGAATTATGGCGTTAAAAAAGGGTGAATGCCATCTGGCGCCCATTCATCTTTTAGATGAAGAAAGTGGGGTTTACAACTTACCTTATTTAAAGCGTTACCTGAGTGAGAAGGAACTGGTCCTGATAAAAGGAGTTAAAAGAACCCAAGGATTAATCGTACCTAAAGGAAACCCGAAAAATATAAAATTGATTGGGGATCTGGCTGGGACTGGAATTTCTTTTGTCAATCGGCAGCGGGGGTCTGGAACCCGGGTTTTATTTGACTATCTGCTCAAACAGGAAGGGATCGAGTCGACTGAAATATTAGGCTATTCACGTGAAATGAACACCCATATGATGGTGGCTTCGGCAGTTAAATCTGGAAGCAGTGATGTGGGGATAGGGGTTTTATCGGCAGCAAATATGATGGGCCTGGATTTTATTCCGATTGGCGATGAAGAATATGATTTTGCAATGTTAAAAGCTAATTTAACTGATTCGAGAGTCGAACAATTTATTGAAGTTTTAAAATCCCAGGCTTTTTCCCAGGCTCTGGAACAATTAGGGGGCTATCGACTGGAAACCCCCGGCCAAATCATCATGGTTTAA
- the moaC gene encoding cyclic pyranopterin monophosphate synthase MoaC — protein sequence MSEKIQEFTHFNEAGRGKMVDVSEKKESHRVATARGSISMNKETFEKVVAGTMKKGDVLGVAQVAGIMAVKRTADLIPMCHNIFISGSDINFEMDEKNSKINIIATVKNTGQTGVEIEALTAVSVTALTIYDMCKAIDKEMVIEEIYLEEKTGGKSGRFVHERKQEKK from the coding sequence ATGAGCGAAAAAATACAGGAGTTTACCCATTTTAATGAAGCTGGCAGGGGAAAGATGGTTGATGTTTCTGAAAAAAAAGAAAGTCACCGTGTAGCTACAGCTAGGGGTTCCATTTCAATGAACAAAGAAACCTTTGAAAAAGTTGTTGCCGGAACGATGAAAAAGGGAGATGTTTTAGGCGTCGCTCAAGTGGCAGGGATAATGGCTGTTAAGCGAACGGCTGATCTGATTCCCATGTGTCATAATATCTTTATATCCGGCAGTGATATCAATTTTGAAATGGACGAAAAGAATTCTAAAATTAATATAATAGCGACGGTAAAAAATACCGGTCAGACCGGGGTTGAAATAGAAGCTTTAACGGCTGTTTCGGTAACGGCCTTGACTATTTATGATATGTGCAAGGCGATAGATAAAGAAATGGTCATTGAAGAGATTTATCTGGAAGAGAAAACCGGCGGTAAATCCGGCCGATTTGTCCACGAAAGAAAGCAGGAAAAGAAATGA
- a CDS encoding PC4/YdbC family ssDNA-binding protein: MANITFDIVEEIGVLSELPSGWQKELNLVSWNERDPKYDLRDWNADHDKMRKGITLTVDELVQLREILNGMDL; the protein is encoded by the coding sequence ATGGCAAATATTACTTTTGATATTGTAGAGGAGATTGGGGTATTAAGTGAACTTCCCAGCGGATGGCAAAAAGAGCTGAATCTGGTGAGCTGGAACGAAAGGGATCCTAAATATGATCTTAGAGACTGGAATGCAGATCATGATAAAATGCGAAAAGGGATTACTTTGACAGTTGACGAACTGGTTCAGCTTCGGGAGATATTAAATGGTATGGACCTGTAA
- a CDS encoding glutaredoxin domain-containing protein, which yields MQKEIRLYIWTHCPYCRGAKKLLDEKNLDYNVIDIFQDNVMRKNLEKQTGHYTVPFIFIGDKFIGGYSEMKALDESGQLDEMLK from the coding sequence ATGCAAAAAGAAATTCGCTTATATATTTGGACACATTGTCCTTATTGCCGCGGTGCTAAAAAACTGCTGGATGAGAAAAATCTGGACTATAATGTAATTGATATTTTTCAGGATAATGTCATGCGCAAAAACCTGGAGAAGCAGACTGGTCACTATACGGTTCCCTTTATATTTATTGGGGACAAGTTTATTGGCGGATATTCGGAAATGAAAGCATTAGATGAAAGCGGGCAGCTCGACGAGATGCTTAAATAA